In Bradyrhizobium sp. CCBAU 051011, the following are encoded in one genomic region:
- a CDS encoding ABC transporter substrate-binding protein: MNPGFLPRALTAGLLALVSAMMPVRAQTLDKVSFGTNWVAEAEHGGFFQAVADGTYKKYGLDVTIVPGGPNTNNRILLTAGKLDFFMSANTLQSFDAVANNVPLIAVAAIFQKDPQVFLTHPETKIAKLEDLKPLTLLVSKEGVASYFQWLKSEYGFSESRVKPYTFNPQPFIVNKQSAMQGYVTSEPYAVEKTAGFKPGVILLADHGFNAYSTLIETRREIVDKKPDLVQRFVDASMIGWYNYLYGDNSAGNAMIKQMNPEMTDELLRYSVDKMKEYGIVDSGDTLRDGIGAMTDARVASFFDKMVRAGVVRRDIDYRQAYTLRFVNKGVGLDLRPKN; the protein is encoded by the coding sequence ATGAACCCGGGCTTTTTGCCGCGAGCGTTAACCGCAGGTCTTCTGGCGCTGGTTTCCGCCATGATGCCTGTGCGCGCCCAAACCCTCGACAAGGTTTCCTTCGGAACCAACTGGGTCGCGGAGGCTGAACATGGCGGCTTCTTCCAGGCGGTTGCCGACGGCACCTACAAGAAATACGGCCTCGACGTCACCATCGTTCCCGGCGGCCCCAATACCAACAACCGCATCCTGCTGACCGCCGGCAAGCTCGACTTCTTCATGAGCGCGAACACGCTGCAATCGTTCGACGCGGTCGCCAACAACGTGCCGCTGATTGCGGTCGCCGCGATCTTCCAGAAGGATCCGCAGGTTTTCCTGACCCATCCGGAAACCAAGATTGCAAAACTCGAAGATCTCAAGCCGCTGACGCTCCTGGTGTCCAAGGAAGGCGTGGCGAGCTACTTCCAGTGGCTGAAGTCCGAATACGGATTCAGCGAGAGCAGGGTAAAACCCTACACCTTCAATCCGCAACCCTTTATAGTGAACAAGCAGAGCGCGATGCAGGGCTATGTCACCTCGGAGCCCTACGCCGTGGAGAAGACCGCAGGCTTCAAGCCCGGCGTGATCCTGCTGGCCGATCACGGCTTCAATGCCTACTCGACACTGATCGAGACCCGCCGCGAGATCGTCGACAAGAAGCCGGATCTGGTGCAGCGCTTTGTCGATGCTTCCATGATCGGCTGGTACAATTATCTCTACGGCGACAATTCGGCCGGCAACGCGATGATCAAGCAGATGAACCCGGAAATGACCGACGAATTGCTCCGCTATTCCGTCGACAAGATGAAGGAATACGGCATCGTCGATTCCGGCGATACCTTGCGCGACGGCATCGGCGCCATGACTGACGCGCGGGTGGCGAGCTTCTTCGACAAGATGGTGCGCGCCGGCGTGGTTCGCCGCGACATCGACTACCGCCAGGCCTACACGCTGCGCTTCGTCAACAAGGGCGTCGGTCTCGACCTGCGGCCGAAGAACTGA
- a CDS encoding ABC transporter ATP-binding protein: MAGPALSEADIDAAGLAVRLRAVTKIYDNGVTALGPLDLDVAKGGFVSLLGPSGCGKSTALRLIAGLAAPSAGTVDVSHRASKADGRHPIGFVFQEPTLMPWANVRENVRLPLKLAHAPAADADRRIADALAQVGLAEFSEAYPRELSGGMKMRVSLARALVTDPDILLLDEPFAALDEITRFRLNNDLLDLWRKLHKTVVFVTHSVFESVYLSQRVIVMTARPGRLASEFRVTTVEPRGEEFRTSAEYAAYCREVSSALAPSYSGQRSA; this comes from the coding sequence ATGGCGGGGCCTGCATTGTCCGAGGCGGATATCGACGCGGCGGGCCTTGCCGTGCGTCTGCGTGCCGTTACCAAGATCTATGACAACGGCGTGACCGCGCTTGGGCCGCTTGATCTCGATGTCGCAAAGGGTGGATTCGTTTCACTGCTCGGGCCTTCGGGCTGCGGAAAATCGACCGCGCTGCGGCTGATCGCAGGACTGGCTGCGCCGAGCGCCGGCACGGTGGACGTTTCCCATCGCGCGAGCAAGGCGGATGGGCGGCATCCCATCGGTTTTGTGTTTCAGGAGCCCACCTTGATGCCGTGGGCGAACGTGCGCGAAAACGTTCGCCTGCCGCTGAAGCTGGCGCATGCGCCGGCGGCCGACGCCGACCGGCGTATCGCTGACGCGCTGGCGCAGGTGGGACTTGCCGAATTTTCCGAGGCCTATCCCCGTGAATTGTCCGGCGGCATGAAGATGCGGGTCTCGCTGGCGCGCGCGCTCGTCACCGATCCGGATATTCTCCTGCTGGACGAGCCGTTCGCGGCGCTCGACGAGATCACGCGCTTTCGCCTCAACAACGATCTGCTTGATCTGTGGCGCAAGCTGCACAAGACCGTCGTCTTCGTCACCCATTCGGTGTTCGAGTCGGTTTACCTTTCGCAGCGGGTGATCGTGATGACCGCGCGGCCGGGCCGCCTGGCGAGCGAGTTTCGCGTCACGACAGTGGAGCCGCGCGGCGAGGAGTTTCGCACCTCGGCCGAATATGCCGCTTACTGCCGCGAAGTCTCCAGCGCGCTCGCGCCGTCCTATTCCGGGCAGCGCAGCGCATGA
- a CDS encoding ABC transporter permease gives MSSLQHIGRMLMPIAVLAAGLALWELVVRVNDIQPYVLPSPSVVFQTLVGDWPVLSESLGVTLLTTLEGFIAAAIGGIALALLFNQSKWLEYSLFPYAVILQVTPVIAIAPLLLIYLPQQTAVIVCAWIVGFFPVLSNTTLGLNSVDRNLAGLFQLYGASRLQTLRYLKLPAALPYILGGLRIAGGLSLIGAVVAEIAAGSAGSGSGLAFRIAESGYRLNIPRMFAALLLLSVAGIVIYGLLALVSHLVLRRWHESALGKEN, from the coding sequence ATGAGTTCCCTGCAGCACATCGGCCGCATGCTGATGCCCATCGCCGTGCTCGCGGCGGGCCTGGCGCTATGGGAGCTCGTGGTCCGCGTCAATGACATCCAGCCCTACGTGCTGCCGAGCCCATCTGTCGTGTTTCAGACGCTGGTCGGCGATTGGCCGGTCCTGTCGGAATCGCTCGGCGTCACCCTGCTCACCACGCTGGAAGGTTTTATCGCGGCTGCCATCGGCGGCATCGCGCTGGCGCTGTTGTTCAATCAGTCGAAGTGGCTGGAATATTCGCTGTTTCCCTATGCGGTGATCCTGCAGGTCACGCCTGTGATCGCAATTGCGCCGCTATTGCTGATCTATCTGCCGCAGCAGACCGCGGTCATCGTCTGCGCCTGGATCGTGGGATTCTTCCCCGTCCTGTCCAACACCACGCTCGGGCTGAATTCGGTGGATCGCAATCTGGCAGGGCTGTTTCAGCTCTATGGCGCCTCAAGGCTGCAGACGCTGCGGTACCTGAAACTGCCGGCAGCGCTGCCCTATATTCTCGGCGGCTTGCGGATCGCGGGCGGGCTGTCGCTGATCGGTGCCGTGGTTGCCGAAATCGCGGCGGGCTCCGCGGGCTCGGGCTCCGGCCTTGCGTTCCGGATCGCCGAGTCCGGCTATCGCCTCAACATTCCCCGAATGTTCGCGGCGTTGTTGTTGCTGTCGGTGGCCGGGATTGTCATCTATGGGCTGCTGGCGCTAGTTTCGCACCTGGTATTACGGCGCTGGCATGAAAGCGCGCTTGGAAAGGAAAATTGA
- a CDS encoding 2-hydroxyacid dehydrogenase gives MAAANVSSEKIDLLIYGPVRPILENGFSDQYVLHMAESRADLERLTPDTVAKIRGMAVTYHMVPADGKALSHFPKLEIVASFGVGYDHVDSAYAREHNIVVTNTPDVLTEEVADVAMGLLISTVREFVKADRYLRSGLWQTQNYPLSVGSLRDRKVGIVGMGRIGQAIGRRLEASRVPVCYHSRNPSSAVSYKHYPDLIEMAKDVDTLVVIVPGGASTAKMINADVLKALGPRGVLINVARGSVVDEPALVAALKSGTILAAGLDVFANEPNVPDELKAMQNVVLLPHIGSASVVTRNAMDQLVVDNLKNWFAGKAPLTPVPETPVKGR, from the coding sequence ATGGCTGCCGCGAATGTTTCGTCCGAGAAGATCGATCTCCTGATCTACGGCCCGGTCCGGCCGATCCTGGAAAACGGCTTTTCGGATCAGTACGTCCTGCATATGGCGGAGAGCCGTGCCGACCTCGAGCGATTGACGCCGGATACGGTCGCGAAGATCCGCGGCATGGCAGTGACCTATCACATGGTGCCGGCCGACGGTAAGGCGCTGTCGCATTTTCCCAAGCTCGAAATCGTCGCGAGCTTCGGTGTCGGCTACGACCACGTCGATTCCGCCTACGCGCGCGAGCATAATATCGTTGTCACCAACACGCCCGACGTGCTGACCGAAGAAGTCGCCGACGTCGCCATGGGGCTTCTGATTTCGACCGTGCGCGAGTTCGTCAAGGCCGATCGCTATCTGCGTTCCGGCCTGTGGCAGACGCAGAACTATCCATTGAGCGTCGGTTCGCTGCGCGACCGCAAGGTCGGCATCGTCGGCATGGGCCGCATCGGCCAGGCGATCGGACGGCGGCTGGAGGCCTCGCGCGTGCCGGTATGCTATCACTCGCGCAACCCGTCCTCGGCCGTCTCCTACAAGCATTATCCCGACCTGATCGAAATGGCGAAGGACGTGGACACGCTGGTCGTGATCGTGCCCGGCGGCGCCTCGACCGCCAAGATGATCAATGCCGACGTGCTCAAGGCGCTCGGCCCGCGCGGCGTCTTGATCAACGTCGCCCGCGGCTCTGTCGTCGATGAGCCGGCGCTGGTCGCGGCGCTGAAATCCGGCACCATTCTGGCGGCCGGACTCGACGTGTTCGCCAACGAACCGAATGTGCCGGACGAACTGAAGGCGATGCAAAATGTCGTGCTGTTGCCACATATCGGCTCGGCTTCCGTGGTAACGCGTAACGCCATGGATCAGCTCGTCGTCGACAATTTGAAGAACTGGTTTGCCGGCAAGGCGCCGTTGACGCCGGTTCCGGAAACCCCGGTAAAAGGACGCTGA
- a CDS encoding protease inhibitor Inh/omp19 family protein, with protein sequence MAAALTALLALASPAAAQDASTLKKDMVGQWELATTERSKTCVITLKSDTTPQGLKLELEPACPKALPFTKDITAWNIKGLDIVRLQDAAGQPVIDFTEVESGIFEGLRSGEGIYILQNLAAARSLAKSMDQMIGDWSMVRGNGRPICGLTLTNTEATGDNFQVFLKPKCDPAVAAFAPTEWRLERGQMILTSKGGESWQFEADDNAQWRRVPDTADPLIMLRGQ encoded by the coding sequence ATGGCGGCAGCGCTGACGGCGCTGCTGGCGTTGGCGTCGCCGGCGGCGGCGCAGGATGCCTCGACCCTGAAGAAGGACATGGTCGGGCAGTGGGAGCTCGCGACCACCGAGCGCAGCAAGACCTGCGTCATTACGCTGAAGAGCGATACCACGCCGCAGGGGCTCAAGCTCGAGCTTGAGCCCGCCTGTCCAAAGGCGTTGCCGTTCACCAAGGACATCACGGCCTGGAACATCAAGGGGCTGGATATCGTTCGGCTGCAGGATGCGGCCGGCCAGCCGGTGATCGACTTCACCGAGGTCGAGAGCGGCATCTTCGAAGGCCTGCGGTCCGGCGAGGGGATCTACATCCTGCAGAACCTCGCCGCCGCCCGCTCGCTCGCCAAGTCGATGGACCAGATGATCGGCGACTGGTCGATGGTCCGTGGCAACGGCCGGCCGATCTGCGGCCTGACGCTGACCAACACCGAAGCGACCGGCGATAATTTCCAGGTGTTCCTGAAGCCGAAATGCGATCCCGCGGTCGCAGCCTTCGCGCCGACGGAGTGGCGGCTGGAGCGCGGACAGATGATCCTAACGTCGAAGGGCGGCGAGAGCTGGCAATTCGAGGCCGACGACAATGCGCAGTGGCGCCGCGTGCCCGATACCGCCGATCCCCTGATCATGCTGCGGGGACAGTAG
- a CDS encoding lipopolysaccharide assembly protein LapB: MRLLLLVVFLAATSPALGRWVGVEEERIPVARLIENLEKIAKDDPTSVEALLNLGRAHGMAYAQKSDPLTVPKAYHGIQPPAVPFGTVTTAADPTLSTASQAHLEAALKAYKQALELDKDNLVIRLGLAWLTEQAGRKDDAVKQYRTIATDAWEKEKSLTMVGIGGRTLTGEVASYLVPLLDAEKDKREIETLKDHVATMGKLPYPVTPIAVPLADGLTTTDLEAPDARVTFDVDGSGFGSRMELDYPQSCLAG; the protein is encoded by the coding sequence GTGCGGTTGCTGTTGCTGGTGGTTTTCCTTGCCGCGACGTCGCCGGCGCTCGGCAGGTGGGTGGGCGTGGAAGAGGAGCGAATCCCGGTCGCCAGGCTTATCGAAAACCTGGAGAAGATCGCCAAGGACGATCCTACCAGCGTCGAGGCGCTGCTGAATCTTGGTCGCGCGCATGGCATGGCTTACGCCCAGAAGTCCGACCCGCTGACGGTACCGAAGGCCTACCACGGCATTCAGCCGCCGGCCGTTCCTTTCGGTACGGTAACGACTGCCGCTGACCCCACTTTGAGTACCGCCTCCCAGGCGCATCTGGAGGCCGCGTTGAAAGCGTACAAGCAGGCATTGGAACTGGACAAGGATAACCTTGTCATCCGCCTCGGCCTCGCCTGGCTGACCGAGCAGGCCGGCAGGAAGGACGATGCGGTGAAGCAGTATCGAACGATCGCAACCGACGCCTGGGAGAAGGAAAAGAGCCTGACGATGGTTGGTATCGGCGGGCGGACGCTGACCGGCGAAGTCGCCTCTTACCTCGTCCCGCTTCTCGACGCCGAGAAGGATAAGCGCGAGATCGAGACGCTGAAGGACCACGTCGCCACCATGGGAAAGCTGCCGTACCCGGTCACTCCCATCGCAGTGCCGCTGGCCGATGGACTCACCACCACCGACCTCGAAGCACCCGACGCGCGGGTGACGTTCGACGTGGACGGCAGCGGGTTTGGGTCGCGGATGGAGCTGGATTACCCCCAAAGCTGCCTGGCTGGTTAG
- a CDS encoding GDSL-type esterase/lipase family protein: protein MAITAIFAFASAPASAATVVALGASNTFGKGVARSQAYPAQLEAILQAKGANVRVVNAGIDGDTTEGMLRRLDQVVPKGTSAVILQPGGNDRRKGSPDRTSEIQSRLSGRGIPVIMIPNSAFRGLPHQPDGQHLTPEGYHMLAEQVASQVAGVIGR from the coding sequence TTGGCGATCACGGCCATATTCGCGTTCGCATCGGCGCCGGCCAGCGCCGCGACGGTCGTGGCGCTTGGCGCCAGCAATACCTTTGGCAAAGGGGTCGCGCGCAGTCAGGCCTATCCGGCGCAACTCGAGGCGATATTGCAGGCCAAGGGAGCCAACGTCCGAGTTGTGAACGCCGGCATTGACGGCGACACCACGGAAGGCATGTTGCGACGTCTGGACCAGGTCGTACCGAAAGGGACCAGTGCCGTCATCCTGCAACCGGGCGGCAACGACCGGCGCAAGGGCTCGCCCGATCGGACGTCGGAAATTCAAAGCCGGCTGAGCGGCCGCGGCATCCCGGTGATCATGATTCCAAACAGCGCGTTCAGGGGATTGCCGCATCAGCCGGACGGCCAGCATCTGACCCCGGAGGGCTACCATATGCTCGCTGAACAAGTTGCGTCCCAGGTCGCGGGAGTGATCGGCCGCTAG
- a CDS encoding YciI family protein has translation MRFMYIVTSPQPDKGPTPALMEAMGKLADREIKAGRMLDTGGLMPIAMSGAQVKITDGKLGVIDGPFVETKELIGGYAIFELRDMAEAVAAAREFMQLHLEHMPGWEGTCEVRVLATPGVDGACEAGIRAHA, from the coding sequence ATGCGCTTCATGTATATCGTTACCTCGCCCCAGCCCGACAAAGGCCCGACGCCGGCCCTGATGGAGGCGATGGGCAAGCTCGCCGACCGGGAGATCAAGGCCGGCCGCATGCTCGATACCGGCGGACTGATGCCGATTGCCATGAGCGGCGCACAGGTCAAAATAACCGACGGAAAGCTCGGCGTCATCGATGGGCCATTCGTCGAGACCAAGGAACTGATCGGCGGTTACGCGATCTTCGAACTCCGCGACATGGCAGAGGCCGTGGCTGCGGCAAGGGAATTCATGCAACTGCACCTTGAGCACATGCCGGGCTGGGAAGGCACCTGCGAGGTTCGCGTGCTTGCGACGCCGGGGGTGGATGGCGCGTGCGAGGCCGGCATTCGCGCCCACGCATGA
- a CDS encoding RNA polymerase sigma factor, which yields MTAADIHRTILAVWRIEQPRLITGLSRMLRDVTLAEDLTQEALVAALEHWPVTGVPDKPGAWLMATAKRRALDGLRRRRMLARKHEMLTRELEQEQQAMPDPDAALDDDIGDELLRLIFTACHPKLSREARAALALRMICGLTTEEIARAFLQPEATISQRIVRAKRTLSESGLAYETPRGEQLSERLASVLEVVYLIFNEGYTAARGDEWLRPQLCNDALRMGRLLTLVAPQEAEAHGLLALMELNASRAAARTDAAGDPILLMDQNRARWDRLQIRRGLLALDRAHELGGGQGFYTLQAAIVACHARAGTPADTDWPRIAKLYAELSALVRSPVIELNRAVAVGMAEGPAAALAIVDGLAGEPALKNYHLLPSVRGDLLHKLGRAAEARAAFELASTLAANTRERELLRRRATEAGGGPPQPC from the coding sequence ATGACGGCCGCCGACATCCATCGCACCATCCTCGCGGTCTGGCGCATCGAACAGCCGCGCCTGATCACGGGCCTGTCGCGAATGCTACGCGACGTGACTCTGGCCGAAGACCTGACGCAGGAAGCCCTGGTCGCGGCGCTCGAGCATTGGCCCGTCACCGGCGTACCGGACAAGCCCGGCGCGTGGCTGATGGCGACCGCCAAACGCCGCGCGCTCGACGGTCTGCGCCGCCGCCGCATGCTCGCGCGCAAGCACGAGATGCTGACGCGCGAGCTGGAGCAGGAGCAACAGGCGATGCCCGACCCGGACGCCGCCCTCGATGATGATATCGGCGACGAGCTGTTGCGGCTGATCTTCACCGCCTGCCATCCGAAACTGTCGCGCGAAGCCCGCGCGGCACTGGCGCTCAGGATGATCTGCGGCCTCACCACTGAGGAAATCGCGCGCGCCTTTCTGCAGCCGGAGGCGACCATCTCCCAGCGCATCGTGCGCGCCAAGCGCACGCTGTCGGAATCCGGGCTCGCCTACGAAACCCCACGCGGCGAGCAGTTGTCGGAGCGGCTCGCCTCGGTGCTGGAGGTCGTCTATCTCATCTTCAACGAAGGCTACACCGCCGCCCGCGGCGACGAATGGCTGCGGCCGCAGCTCTGCAACGACGCGCTGCGCATGGGCCGCCTGCTGACGCTGGTCGCGCCGCAGGAAGCCGAGGCCCACGGCCTGCTCGCGCTGATGGAGCTGAACGCTTCGCGCGCTGCGGCGCGCACCGACGCAGCCGGTGATCCGATTTTGTTGATGGACCAGAACCGCGCGCGGTGGGACCGGCTTCAGATCCGCCGTGGGTTGCTGGCGTTGGACCGGGCGCACGAACTTGGCGGCGGCCAGGGCTTCTATACGCTGCAGGCGGCCATCGTCGCCTGTCACGCCAGAGCCGGTACCCCCGCCGACACCGACTGGCCGCGCATCGCAAAGCTCTACGCTGAACTCTCGGCGTTGGTGCGCTCGCCGGTGATCGAGCTCAACCGCGCCGTTGCGGTTGGTATGGCCGAGGGGCCGGCAGCGGCGCTCGCGATCGTGGATGGGCTCGCGGGCGAGCCGGCGCTGAAAAACTACCACCTCCTGCCAAGTGTCCGCGGCGATCTGCTTCACAAGCTCGGCCGCGCCGCAGAAGCGCGCGCCGCGTTCGAACTCGCGTCGACGCTTGCGGCCAACACGCGCGAACGCGAATTGTTGCGGCGGCGGGCCACCGAGGCCGGTGGCGGCCCGCCGCAGCCTTGCTGA
- a CDS encoding putative quinol monooxygenase — MAATSNANQNLIVTAFWEVNSGEEATVAELLKDFLPQAQREPGVREFQIHQNIAKPREFFFYEVFAGEAAFAEHQQTDHFKNIILTQAIPKLAKRERSQFRFI; from the coding sequence ATGGCTGCCACCAGCAACGCAAACCAGAACCTGATCGTCACCGCATTTTGGGAAGTCAATTCGGGCGAGGAAGCAACGGTCGCGGAGCTTCTGAAGGATTTTCTGCCGCAGGCGCAGCGCGAGCCCGGCGTCAGGGAGTTCCAGATCCACCAGAACATCGCAAAGCCGCGGGAGTTCTTTTTCTACGAGGTATTCGCGGGTGAAGCAGCCTTCGCCGAGCATCAGCAGACCGACCACTTCAAGAACATCATCCTCACGCAGGCGATCCCGAAACTTGCCAAGCGCGAGCGCTCGCAGTTCCGCTTCATCTGA
- a CDS encoding TetR/AcrR family transcriptional regulator, with amino-acid sequence MQESGRERSRREEYTEATRQALLAAGRVIFASEGYQAAGIEAISRAARVTRGAFYHHFEDKKALFDAVVVALQIEAAAKIEARAKTQRKVWDRLTEGIEAYLDVCLEPAYARIVIQEAPAALGNARYREIEEAHPMALLTATLAALKRQGELDFEDIELLSRMVDAMICEMALLLPGADNPKRLRARGQKIIGNLLGTFRAP; translated from the coding sequence ATGCAGGAAAGTGGACGCGAACGAAGCCGCCGCGAGGAATACACGGAGGCCACGAGACAGGCGCTGCTGGCGGCCGGCCGAGTGATTTTTGCGAGCGAGGGCTATCAGGCGGCGGGGATCGAGGCGATTTCGCGCGCCGCGCGGGTGACGCGGGGCGCCTTCTATCACCACTTCGAAGACAAGAAGGCACTGTTCGACGCCGTGGTCGTCGCCTTGCAGATCGAGGCCGCCGCCAAGATCGAGGCACGCGCGAAGACGCAGCGCAAGGTATGGGACCGCCTGACCGAGGGCATCGAGGCCTATCTCGACGTCTGCCTCGAGCCGGCCTATGCGCGCATTGTGATTCAGGAAGCGCCGGCCGCGCTCGGCAATGCGCGCTACCGGGAGATCGAGGAAGCCCATCCGATGGCCCTGCTCACCGCGACGCTGGCCGCGCTGAAGCGCCAGGGCGAGCTCGATTTCGAGGACATCGAGCTGCTGAGCCGGATGGTCGATGCGATGATCTGCGAGATGGCGCTGTTGCTGCCAGGCGCGGACAATCCGAAAAGGCTCCGCGCCCGCGGGCAAAAGATCATCGGCAACCTGCTCGGCACCTTCCGCGCGCCATAG
- a CDS encoding ester cyclase: MNSDRMFELAQALATAKSRQDVPAALKVLHDDMLLETPAFGTSARGLAENEKVLTRFFTSFPDYDVVLKGHAANQDTLVCWGRVQMTMTGDRFGVTPNGRRAALPVFIRFAFKDDRIVREQFFFDLSELCSQSGVSTDAVRRKIFGDAGVRQLAVERHLPPNQDTRQ, from the coding sequence ATGAACAGCGATCGGATGTTCGAACTGGCGCAGGCACTGGCGACAGCCAAAAGCCGCCAGGACGTGCCGGCGGCGTTAAAGGTCTTGCACGACGATATGCTGCTGGAAACGCCGGCCTTCGGCACCAGCGCCCGCGGCCTGGCTGAAAACGAAAAGGTGCTGACCCGGTTCTTCACCTCATTCCCGGATTACGACGTCGTCCTGAAGGGCCACGCGGCCAATCAAGATACGCTGGTCTGCTGGGGCCGCGTGCAGATGACCATGACCGGTGACCGTTTCGGCGTGACGCCGAACGGCCGGCGCGCCGCGCTTCCGGTCTTCATCCGGTTTGCCTTCAAGGACGACCGGATCGTCCGCGAGCAATTCTTCTTCGATCTGTCCGAGCTTTGCTCTCAATCCGGCGTCTCGACCGACGCGGTGCGTCGCAAGATTTTTGGCGATGCCGGCGTTCGCCAACTTGCCGTCGAACGACATCTCCCGCCGAACCAGGACACCAGACAATGA
- a CDS encoding DUF3237 domain-containing protein translates to MTADPRVKPVAAIRTAPLFDIVVDLNPKLNIGDGPLGRRILFGAAGGTFEGPRLRGEVVPGGGDWALFRADGAMSLDVRLTLRTHDDALVQMTYGGRWITPPELRAEMTDPAKRHQVDPSRYYFRTNPLFETGSPQYAWMNDIVCIGSGYLVEGGIAYSISQVV, encoded by the coding sequence ATGACAGCAGATCCGCGCGTCAAGCCCGTCGCAGCGATCCGGACGGCGCCGCTGTTCGATATTGTTGTCGATCTCAACCCGAAACTGAACATCGGCGACGGCCCGCTCGGCCGCCGCATCCTGTTCGGCGCGGCCGGTGGCACCTTTGAAGGTCCAAGGCTGCGCGGCGAGGTGGTGCCCGGCGGCGGCGACTGGGCGCTGTTTCGCGCCGACGGCGCCATGTCGCTGGACGTCCGCCTGACGTTGCGCACGCATGACGATGCGCTGGTGCAGATGACCTATGGCGGCCGCTGGATCACGCCGCCCGAATTGCGGGCGGAGATGACCGATCCGGCAAAACGCCATCAGGTCGATCCATCGCGCTATTACTTCCGAACCAATCCGCTGTTCGAGACCGGCTCACCGCAATATGCCTGGATGAACGACATCGTCTGCATCGGATCGGGATATCTGGTCGAGGGCGGCATCGCCTACAGCATTTCCCAGGTCGTCTGA
- a CDS encoding DUF6064 family protein: protein MSEWWTYRAEDFLLFSPRVYWRMFESHNAALWPLHVVTLAAGLAIVLFIAWRPGTRARWIALILAMLWIFVGWSFLWNRYATINWAAAYIASAFFIEGVLLLVASLLNALTFDWRRPAGWIGYVLLGFALAGQPLLAPLQGRGWASSEVFGIAPDPTVMATLGVLILARGRLLPLLLPIPVLWCLLSALTLHTMEEPQAWAPVAALALAATAWLWTIIRQRGSPQPA from the coding sequence ATGTCGGAGTGGTGGACCTATCGGGCGGAAGATTTCCTGCTGTTCTCGCCCCGCGTCTACTGGCGCATGTTCGAATCGCACAATGCGGCGCTCTGGCCGCTGCACGTCGTGACGCTCGCCGCCGGCCTCGCCATCGTCCTGTTCATCGCGTGGCGGCCGGGAACCCGGGCGCGCTGGATCGCACTCATCCTGGCGATGCTTTGGATCTTCGTCGGCTGGTCTTTCCTGTGGAACCGCTACGCCACCATCAACTGGGCTGCCGCCTATATCGCGTCGGCTTTCTTCATCGAGGGCGTGTTGCTCCTCGTCGCATCCCTGCTCAACGCCCTCACCTTCGACTGGCGCCGGCCTGCCGGTTGGATCGGATATGTCCTGCTTGGCTTCGCGCTCGCAGGACAGCCGTTGCTTGCGCCGCTGCAGGGACGCGGCTGGGCCTCGTCGGAAGTCTTTGGCATCGCGCCAGATCCGACTGTTATGGCGACGCTCGGCGTTCTGATTCTTGCTCGCGGCAGGCTTTTGCCATTGCTGCTGCCGATCCCCGTTCTCTGGTGCCTCCTGAGCGCTCTGACCCTCCACACCATGGAGGAGCCGCAAGCCTGGGCCCCCGTTGCCGCCCTTGCGCTCGCCGCGACTGCCTGGCTCTGGACGATCATCCGTCAGCGCGGATCACCCCAGCCCGCGTAA